From Streptomyces sp. NBC_00775, one genomic window encodes:
- a CDS encoding TetR/AcrR family transcriptional regulator has translation MPAQPFPVSEIVASRRPHRKDAARNYDALLAAAREAFAENGAEASLEDIARRAGVGIGTLYRNFPTRRHLFESVYAGEVNDLCRVAQEVAELEPWEALTSWLRRFVDYTVTKRAIREALNNESEIFLACRDSMYAAGGPLFERAQKAGAARADMDFDDLLRMVAGITATNFLDDAQRDRVLTVALDGVRAAPAAAAPAAESK, from the coding sequence GTGCCGGCTCAGCCGTTCCCCGTCAGCGAGATCGTCGCGTCCCGGCGGCCACACCGCAAGGACGCCGCCCGCAACTACGACGCGCTGCTGGCGGCCGCGCGCGAGGCGTTCGCGGAGAACGGCGCGGAGGCGTCCCTGGAGGACATCGCCCGCCGCGCGGGCGTCGGCATCGGCACGCTCTACCGGAACTTCCCGACCCGCCGCCACCTCTTCGAGAGCGTCTACGCGGGCGAGGTGAACGACCTGTGCCGGGTGGCGCAGGAGGTCGCCGAGCTCGAGCCGTGGGAGGCCCTGACCTCGTGGCTGCGCCGGTTCGTGGACTACACCGTGACCAAGCGGGCCATCCGCGAGGCACTCAACAACGAGTCGGAGATCTTCCTGGCCTGCCGGGACTCGATGTACGCGGCGGGCGGTCCCCTGTTCGAGCGGGCACAGAAGGCCGGGGCGGCCCGCGCGGACATGGACTTCGACGACCTCCTGCGGATGGTCGCCGGGATCACCGCGACCAACTTCCTCGACGACGCCCAGCGCGACCGCGTCCTGACCGTCGCCCTCGACGGTGTCCGCGCGGCACCGGCCGCGGCGGCACCCGCGGCGGAGTCCAAGTAA
- a CDS encoding carbohydrate-binding protein codes for MRRLRACLGAAAAVSLAALGTTALVAGNASGATTALSNRWYAAAPYLMPLDNDPPDPGAIMDATGLKAFQLAFILAPNGGGCSPTWGGTAAVSSDTAVQSVISTIRAKGGDVSVSIGGYGGTKLGQACSDAAATAAAYQQVITKYGLHAIDFDLEEPEYENTAAIKNEIGAAKILQQNNPGLYVSVTTAGTADGTGWFGKQMLLEAKSQGFTPNNFSIMPFDGGFNGAASQTSALTNFNTILQSTFGWDQATAYAHEGFSGMNGRSDTGEYFSQADFQTVLDYATSHNMDRFTFWSLNRDRQCTPADNGGRTSGTCSSVAQNSWDFAKYSVTFAGATPPTSTPTPTPTPTPTPTSPSTACATAWSSTAVYTAGNEVSYNQHNWKAKWWTQNEAPSAVEWGPWQDEGAC; via the coding sequence GTGAGACGTCTTCGCGCATGTCTGGGCGCGGCAGCCGCCGTGAGCCTGGCCGCACTCGGCACGACCGCCCTGGTCGCGGGCAATGCCTCGGGCGCGACCACCGCGCTCAGCAACCGCTGGTATGCCGCCGCCCCCTATCTGATGCCACTGGACAACGACCCGCCGGACCCGGGCGCCATCATGGACGCGACCGGCCTCAAGGCATTCCAGCTGGCGTTCATCCTCGCCCCCAACGGCGGCGGCTGCTCCCCCACTTGGGGCGGCACGGCCGCCGTCTCCTCGGACACCGCCGTGCAGTCGGTCATCAGCACCATCCGCGCCAAGGGCGGCGACGTCTCCGTCTCGATCGGCGGATACGGCGGCACCAAGCTCGGCCAGGCCTGCTCGGACGCGGCCGCCACCGCCGCGGCGTACCAGCAGGTCATCACCAAGTACGGCCTGCACGCGATCGACTTCGATCTGGAGGAGCCGGAGTACGAGAACACGGCGGCCATCAAGAACGAGATCGGCGCGGCCAAGATCCTCCAGCAGAACAACCCCGGCCTCTATGTCTCCGTCACCACGGCCGGTACGGCGGACGGCACCGGCTGGTTCGGCAAGCAGATGCTGCTGGAGGCGAAGTCGCAGGGGTTCACGCCGAACAACTTCTCCATCATGCCGTTCGACGGCGGCTTCAACGGCGCGGCCTCACAGACCAGCGCGCTCACCAACTTCAACACGATCCTCCAGTCCACCTTCGGCTGGGACCAGGCGACCGCCTACGCCCACGAGGGCTTCTCCGGCATGAACGGACGCAGCGACACCGGCGAGTACTTCTCCCAGGCCGACTTCCAGACGGTGCTGGACTACGCCACCAGCCACAACATGGACCGCTTCACCTTCTGGTCCCTCAACCGTGACCGCCAGTGCACCCCCGCCGACAACGGCGGCCGCACCTCGGGCACATGCTCCAGCGTGGCCCAGAACTCCTGGGACTTCGCCAAGTACTCGGTGACGTTCGCCGGAGCCACCCCGCCCACCAGCACCCCCACCCCGACACCCACGCCGACCCCGACCCCGACGTCTCCGAGCACCGCGTGCGCGACCGCCTGGAGCTCGACGGCGGTCTACACCGCCGGCAACGAGGTCTCGTACAACCAGCACAACTGGAAGGCCAAGTGGTGGACCCAGAACGAGGCGCCCAGCGCCGTCGAATGGGGGCCGTGGCAGGACGAGGGGGCCTGCTGA
- a CDS encoding FadD7 family fatty acid--CoA ligase, protein MAVPAAASVRDANRYRPPEVTGLVDLLDRQVRERPHARALVVTAERVHLSYRALASLADDVAARLSGTGLRRGDPVGLICSNTAEFVVALLGAARAGLVVAPLDPALPATQLTARLEALGAPAVLLGPPAAGAPPVAPVPVPSWPLRVDVSRAGTAAVALEPGALAMRQVQGAAGELSPDDALVLFTAGTTDRAKMVPLTHANVAASVRGICATYELGTGDATVAVMPFFHGHGLFAALLASLAGGGCVLLPERGRFSARTFWDDMRAASATWFTAVPTIHEILLDRSETEYPGPQAPPLRFVRSCSAPLNTATQRALERTFGTPLLSAYGMTESTHQATSEPLPQRGPLKHGSVGRPTGVQVRVVGPDGCACPVGVEGEVWVHGPTVARGYLANPAETARGFTDGWLRTGDLGALDKDGHLSLTGRIKNLINRGGEKISPEHVEDILAGCPGVAEAAVFAIPDATYGQRVGAAVVVREGECVGTEEILRYCRDRLAAFEVPDRLAFVDALPYTAKGGLDRRAVEDRYAAP, encoded by the coding sequence ATGGCCGTTCCGGCCGCGGCATCCGTGCGCGACGCGAACCGGTACCGGCCCCCGGAGGTCACGGGCCTCGTCGATCTCCTCGACCGGCAGGTGCGGGAACGTCCGCACGCGCGGGCCCTCGTCGTCACCGCGGAACGGGTGCACCTGTCGTACCGGGCCCTGGCGTCCCTGGCCGACGACGTGGCCGCCCGGCTGTCCGGCACGGGGCTGCGCCGGGGCGACCCGGTCGGCCTGATCTGCTCCAACACCGCCGAGTTCGTCGTGGCGCTGCTCGGCGCGGCGCGGGCGGGTCTGGTGGTCGCTCCGCTGGACCCCGCGCTGCCCGCGACCCAGCTGACGGCCCGGCTCGAAGCGCTGGGCGCCCCGGCGGTCCTCCTCGGCCCGCCCGCGGCCGGCGCTCCGCCGGTCGCGCCGGTGCCGGTGCCGAGCTGGCCGCTGCGCGTGGACGTCTCGCGCGCCGGAACGGCGGCCGTGGCGCTCGAACCCGGTGCGCTCGCGATGCGCCAGGTCCAGGGCGCGGCAGGCGAGTTGTCGCCCGACGACGCCCTGGTCCTGTTCACCGCGGGGACCACCGACCGGGCCAAGATGGTCCCGCTGACCCACGCCAACGTGGCCGCGTCGGTACGGGGCATCTGCGCCACGTACGAACTGGGAACCGGCGACGCCACGGTCGCGGTGATGCCGTTCTTCCACGGCCACGGGCTGTTCGCGGCGCTGCTCGCCTCGCTGGCCGGCGGAGGGTGCGTCCTGCTGCCCGAGCGGGGACGGTTCTCGGCCCGCACGTTCTGGGACGACATGCGCGCCGCGTCCGCCACCTGGTTCACCGCGGTCCCGACCATCCACGAGATCCTCCTGGACCGGTCGGAGACCGAGTACCCGGGTCCGCAGGCGCCACCCCTGAGGTTCGTACGCAGTTGCAGCGCTCCTCTCAACACGGCCACGCAGCGGGCACTTGAGCGCACGTTCGGGACGCCGCTGCTGTCCGCGTACGGGATGACCGAGTCCACGCACCAGGCGACCAGCGAGCCGCTGCCGCAGCGCGGGCCGCTGAAGCACGGCTCGGTCGGCCGGCCGACCGGGGTTCAGGTGCGGGTCGTCGGCCCGGACGGGTGCGCCTGCCCCGTCGGCGTCGAGGGCGAGGTGTGGGTGCACGGCCCGACCGTGGCCCGCGGCTATCTCGCCAACCCGGCCGAGACGGCGCGCGGTTTCACCGACGGGTGGCTGCGCACCGGCGACCTGGGCGCACTGGACAAGGACGGCCATCTGTCCCTGACCGGGCGGATCAAGAACCTCATCAACCGGGGCGGCGAGAAGATCTCGCCCGAGCATGTCGAGGACATTCTCGCCGGGTGCCCCGGAGTCGCCGAGGCGGCCGTGTTCGCGATCCCCGACGCGACGTACGGGCAGCGTGTCGGTGCCGCCGTCGTCGTACGCGAGGGCGAGTGCGTCGGGACCGAGGAGATCCTGCGGTACTGCCGTGACCGGCTGGCCGCCTTCGAGGTGCCCGACCGGCTCGCGTTCGTCGACGCCCTGCCGTACACCGCCAAGGGAGGGCTCGACCGGCGGGCGGTGGAGGACCGGTACGCCGCGCCGTGA
- a CDS encoding PAS domain S-box protein, whose protein sequence is MEDLDPEVVLAMAAQAPDGIVIVDREGLIRYWNRGAERIFGFSAAEVTGRDLDIIIPEKHRKRHGDGFRTAVERGATRYGEADLLTVPALAADGRTLSIEFSVVLLTGSDGGAHVGAVIRDVTARRARERELMRRRAEAAAERTTV, encoded by the coding sequence ATGGAAGATCTGGATCCCGAGGTGGTGCTGGCAATGGCTGCCCAGGCACCCGACGGCATAGTGATCGTCGATCGTGAAGGACTGATCCGCTACTGGAACCGGGGGGCCGAGCGCATCTTCGGGTTCTCGGCGGCCGAAGTGACGGGCCGCGATCTCGACATCATCATCCCCGAGAAGCACCGGAAGCGTCATGGGGACGGCTTTCGGACGGCCGTGGAGCGAGGGGCCACCCGGTACGGGGAAGCCGACCTCCTGACGGTTCCCGCGCTGGCGGCGGACGGCCGCACCCTGTCCATCGAGTTCAGCGTCGTGCTGCTGACCGGCTCCGACGGCGGCGCGCACGTCGGTGCGGTCATCCGGGACGTCACCGCGCGACGGGCACGGGAGCGGGAGCTGATGCGGCGGCGCGCCGAGGCCGCCGCCGAGCGCACAACAGTCTGA
- the frc gene encoding formyl-CoA transferase produces MSAASSKGAPLAGIKVIDFTGVQAGPACTQMLAWFGADVIKVERPQGGDVTRNQLRDIPDLDALYFTMLNSNKRSLAINTKTPEGKEVMEKLVREADILVENFAPGAMDRMGLGWDHLHELNPRLIFGSVKGFNDASSWSDLKVYENVAQAAGGAASTTGFWDGPPTISGSALGDSNTGMHLMIGLLTAIIQRNATGLGQKVSVSMQDAVLNLTRVKLRDQQRLEKIGYLEEYPQYPHGEFGDAVPRGGNAGGGGQPGWILKCKGWETDPNAYIYFTVQEQNWKRTAEAIGHPEWVGDPDYTTARARQPRIMEIFGEIEKWLADKTKYEAVDILRKWEVPCAPVLSMKELAEDPDMRASGTIVEVEQKERGTYLTVGSPIKFSAFKPEIEGAPLLGEHTDEVLADLGYDADDIRKLHEGKVVA; encoded by the coding sequence ATGAGTGCTGCATCTTCCAAGGGCGCGCCGCTCGCCGGAATCAAGGTGATCGACTTCACCGGGGTCCAGGCCGGTCCCGCGTGTACCCAGATGCTCGCCTGGTTCGGCGCCGACGTCATCAAGGTCGAGCGCCCCCAGGGCGGCGACGTGACCCGCAACCAGCTGCGGGACATCCCCGACCTCGACGCCCTGTACTTCACCATGCTGAACAGCAACAAGCGTTCGCTGGCCATCAACACCAAGACCCCCGAGGGCAAGGAGGTCATGGAGAAGCTGGTCCGCGAGGCCGACATCCTGGTGGAGAACTTCGCGCCGGGCGCCATGGACCGGATGGGCCTCGGATGGGACCACCTTCACGAGCTGAACCCGCGGCTGATCTTCGGTTCGGTCAAGGGCTTCAACGACGCCTCGTCGTGGTCGGACCTCAAGGTGTACGAGAACGTCGCGCAGGCCGCCGGCGGTGCCGCGTCGACCACCGGATTCTGGGACGGCCCGCCCACCATCAGCGGCTCGGCCCTCGGCGACAGCAACACCGGTATGCACCTGATGATCGGGCTGCTGACCGCGATCATCCAGCGCAACGCGACCGGCCTCGGCCAGAAGGTGTCGGTGTCCATGCAGGACGCCGTGCTCAATCTGACCCGGGTCAAGCTCCGTGACCAGCAGCGCCTGGAGAAGATCGGCTACCTGGAGGAGTACCCGCAGTACCCGCACGGCGAGTTCGGCGACGCGGTGCCGCGCGGCGGCAACGCCGGCGGCGGCGGCCAGCCGGGCTGGATCCTGAAGTGCAAGGGCTGGGAGACCGACCCCAACGCCTACATCTACTTCACGGTCCAGGAGCAGAACTGGAAGCGGACCGCCGAGGCCATCGGCCACCCCGAGTGGGTCGGCGACCCGGACTACACCACCGCCCGGGCCCGCCAGCCGCGCATCATGGAGATCTTCGGCGAGATCGAGAAGTGGCTCGCCGACAAGACCAAGTACGAGGCGGTCGACATCCTGCGGAAGTGGGAGGTGCCCTGCGCCCCCGTGCTCAGCATGAAGGAGCTCGCCGAGGACCCCGACATGCGCGCGAGCGGCACGATCGTCGAGGTCGAGCAGAAGGAGCGCGGCACCTATCTGACGGTGGGCAGCCCGATCAAGTTCTCCGCCTTCAAGCCCGAGATCGAGGGTGCGCCCCTGCTCGGCGAGCACACCGACGAGGTGCTCGCGGACCTCGGCTACGACGCGGACGACATCCGCAAGCTGCACGAGGGCAAGGTCGTCGCCTGA
- a CDS encoding intradiol ring-cleavage dioxygenase, whose product MTDTPHPISSESQRGPEQADAPAAATRRSVIAALGGATLGVAALGLTGSATAQPAAAADRNSAAQPAARLAAACVLTPEQTEGPYYLDLETVRKNITEGKAGVPLTLRVTVIDSATCSPLPNTAVDIWHCDALGIYSGYVAGGSTPDTTFLRGVQLTDSAGVAEFTTVYPGWYVGRALHIHIKTHAGGTVSGGVYRGGHVSHTGQLYFPETYNSRVAALAPYRSNTATRTLNARDGIYRNGGSSTLLTITPVGSDLGKGVTGTVVLGIDPAATP is encoded by the coding sequence ATGACTGATACCCCCCACCCCATATCCTCGGAATCGCAGCGCGGCCCCGAGCAGGCCGACGCTCCGGCCGCCGCCACCCGCAGATCCGTGATCGCCGCTCTGGGCGGCGCGACCCTCGGAGTGGCCGCCCTGGGTCTCACGGGTTCCGCCACCGCGCAGCCGGCCGCCGCCGCGGACCGGAACTCCGCGGCCCAGCCCGCCGCCCGCCTGGCCGCCGCGTGCGTGCTCACGCCCGAGCAGACCGAGGGCCCCTACTACCTGGACCTGGAAACGGTCCGCAAGAACATCACCGAGGGCAAGGCCGGCGTGCCGCTCACCCTCCGCGTCACGGTGATCGACAGCGCGACCTGCTCCCCGCTGCCCAACACGGCGGTCGACATCTGGCACTGTGACGCACTGGGGATCTACTCGGGATACGTGGCGGGCGGCTCGACCCCGGACACGACCTTCCTGCGGGGCGTGCAACTGACCGACTCCGCCGGTGTCGCGGAATTCACCACCGTCTACCCCGGCTGGTACGTCGGCCGCGCCCTCCACATCCACATCAAGACGCATGCCGGTGGCACCGTCTCGGGCGGGGTGTACCGGGGAGGCCACGTGTCCCACACCGGCCAGCTCTACTTCCCGGAGACGTACAACAGCAGGGTCGCGGCCCTGGCCCCCTACCGGAGCAACACGGCCACCCGCACGCTCAACGCGAGGGACGGCATCTACCGCAACGGCGGATCGTCGACCCTGCTGACCATCACACCGGTGGGCAGCGACCTCGGCAAGGGAGTGACCGGCACCGTCGTGCTCGGTATCGATCCGGCCGCCACACCCTGA
- a CDS encoding ATP-binding protein, with the protein MSRSRTCEVCGAALTARPHGGRPARYCSNACRQRALRQRSARGDSGRPRPAAASVSPAASPATSTAAASIAQGRVLPRALDSFVGRRQELSRLRTLLRTSRLVTLTGAGGVGKTRLALEFARGGPRGGRVDLVALDSLHDGALLAQTVAAALAVGEGAGLSGVDVLVRAIGDASRLLILDSCEHLAEPCARLAAALLSQCPRLRILATSREALRVPGEIVYRVAELSLPPADAGGDPVALLRSDAVRLFVERASSSAPGFTLHRGNGRTVAEICRRLDGLTLAVELAARRVGTLPLSDVLAGLDDQLSLLTDGSRTGPRRHSGLAAAIDWSHRLLDPAEQAVFRRLAVLVGGFDTAAAQVVCAGGGVAPWQILRVLCALEAKSLIARMPGDAQPARFRQLDAIRVYAMERLVASGELHTTRQRAVEWLNGLADRVGDEVFADQAGGPLRVERDNLAAALASTTGHDGSSHPRLVLELARVHFQQEQPSVARTLLNGLLREADGRALGGAVPALAARVACQQADLAGALRLGERAVDMERTRDHPAGLANALDARAAARLCRGECAAAVADLRECLDLVAALGRPHDTAWCTHHLAWALLQAGREHEADVLMSRCLPVLREHAPWSRAAAALHTAGAVRLALGRLESAEALFAEVLRIVPEASFHALYPIEGLALVAAESGDMQRALRLYEASAQARRRMDTEPEAPWRRQVEQTALRARTRLSAAARDAAVSGGHRLLGDRLVAYALRERGGDHRTATAAVHVADHQFTLTAREFMVADLVADGLTNRQIADRLGLSIRTVATHLDKVRDKLGMRSRTQIALWMAARTKDGRTSLR; encoded by the coding sequence ATGAGCCGGAGTCGAACGTGCGAGGTGTGCGGTGCGGCGCTCACCGCGAGACCACACGGCGGCCGTCCGGCTCGCTACTGCTCCAACGCGTGCAGACAACGGGCGCTCAGGCAACGGTCGGCGCGCGGGGATTCCGGCCGGCCGCGGCCGGCCGCCGCATCTGTCTCACCTGCCGCGTCGCCCGCGACCTCGACCGCTGCCGCCTCGATCGCCCAGGGCCGCGTCCTGCCACGGGCGCTCGACTCCTTCGTGGGCCGACGGCAGGAACTGTCGCGCCTGCGCACCTTGCTGAGGACGTCGCGGCTGGTCACCCTGACCGGTGCCGGCGGCGTCGGCAAGACCCGGCTGGCGCTCGAATTCGCCAGGGGCGGTCCGCGCGGCGGGCGGGTCGACCTGGTCGCACTCGACTCGCTGCATGACGGCGCTCTGCTCGCGCAGACGGTGGCCGCCGCGCTGGCGGTGGGTGAAGGGGCGGGACTGTCCGGCGTCGACGTACTGGTCCGTGCGATCGGCGACGCCTCCCGGCTGCTGATTCTGGACAGTTGCGAGCATCTGGCCGAGCCGTGTGCCCGACTGGCCGCGGCCCTCCTGAGCCAGTGCCCTCGGCTGAGGATCCTGGCCACCAGCCGGGAGGCTCTGCGCGTACCCGGCGAGATCGTGTACAGGGTCGCGGAGCTGTCTCTGCCGCCGGCCGATGCCGGGGGCGACCCGGTAGCCCTGTTGCGGTCGGATGCCGTCCGGCTGTTCGTCGAACGTGCCTCTAGCAGCGCACCCGGATTCACGCTCCACCGCGGCAACGGCCGGACCGTTGCCGAGATCTGCCGCCGGCTGGACGGCCTGACGCTCGCCGTCGAACTGGCGGCTCGCCGGGTCGGCACTCTCCCGCTGAGTGACGTCCTGGCCGGACTGGACGACCAACTGTCCCTCCTGACGGACGGAAGCCGAACCGGGCCGCGGCGCCACAGCGGACTGGCTGCCGCGATCGACTGGAGCCATCGGCTGCTCGATCCGGCGGAACAGGCGGTCTTCCGGCGGCTCGCGGTCCTCGTCGGCGGGTTCGACACCGCCGCGGCGCAGGTGGTCTGCGCCGGCGGCGGCGTCGCACCGTGGCAGATACTCCGCGTACTGTGCGCCCTTGAGGCCAAGTCGCTGATCGCACGTATGCCAGGAGACGCGCAGCCCGCGCGATTCAGGCAGTTGGACGCCATCCGCGTCTACGCCATGGAGCGCCTGGTCGCCTCCGGCGAGCTGCACACCACGCGGCAACGGGCCGTCGAGTGGCTGAACGGACTGGCGGACCGGGTGGGCGACGAGGTCTTCGCCGACCAGGCCGGTGGCCCGCTGAGAGTGGAACGGGACAATCTCGCGGCGGCCCTGGCCAGCACGACCGGCCACGACGGTTCCTCGCATCCGCGGCTGGTGCTGGAACTGGCTCGTGTGCACTTCCAGCAGGAGCAGCCGTCGGTCGCCCGTACCCTGCTGAACGGACTTCTGCGGGAAGCCGACGGCCGGGCGCTCGGCGGAGCGGTGCCGGCGCTGGCCGCGCGCGTTGCCTGCCAGCAGGCCGACCTGGCCGGGGCACTGCGCCTGGGCGAGCGGGCGGTGGACATGGAACGCACGCGCGACCACCCCGCCGGCCTTGCCAACGCCCTGGACGCGCGGGCCGCGGCCCGGCTGTGCCGCGGCGAATGCGCCGCCGCCGTCGCGGACCTCCGCGAGTGCCTGGACCTCGTCGCCGCGCTCGGCAGACCGCACGACACCGCATGGTGCACCCATCATCTGGCGTGGGCGCTGCTCCAAGCCGGCCGGGAACACGAGGCCGACGTGCTCATGTCCCGCTGCCTGCCCGTGCTCAGGGAGCACGCGCCGTGGAGCCGGGCCGCGGCCGCTCTGCACACCGCGGGCGCCGTGCGGCTGGCCCTCGGCCGTCTGGAAAGTGCTGAGGCGCTGTTCGCCGAAGTGCTGCGGATCGTCCCTGAAGCGAGTTTCCACGCGCTGTACCCCATTGAGGGCCTGGCCCTCGTGGCCGCCGAGAGTGGAGACATGCAGCGAGCCCTGCGCCTGTACGAGGCGAGCGCGCAGGCACGCCGCCGGATGGACACCGAGCCCGAGGCTCCATGGCGACGCCAGGTGGAACAGACGGCACTCCGTGCGCGGACACGGCTCTCGGCGGCCGCGCGGGACGCCGCCGTCAGCGGCGGCCACCGGCTGCTCGGGGACCGGCTGGTCGCCTATGCCCTGCGGGAAAGGGGCGGTGACCACCGAACGGCGACGGCCGCCGTACACGTCGCCGACCACCAGTTCACGCTCACCGCAAGGGAGTTCATGGTGGCCGACCTGGTCGCCGACGGGCTGACCAATCGTCAGATCGCGGACCGGCTCGGTCTTTCGATCCGTACGGTCGCCACACATCTGGACAAGGTCCGCGACAAGCTGGGCATGCGATCGCGCACACAGATCGCCTTATGGATGGCCGCACGAACGAAGGACGGGCGCACCTCCCTGCGATGA
- the oxc gene encoding oxalyl-CoA decarboxylase: protein MTAPSTLETAAAADVPTELTDGYHLVVDALKMNDVDTIYGVVGIPITDLARLAQAQGIRYIGFRHESNAGHAAAAAGYLTKKPGVALTVSAPGFLNGLVALANATTNCFPMVQISGSSERHLVDLKQGDYEEMDQLAAAQPFVKAAYRVSRVEDIGRGIARALRTAISGRPGGVYLDIPAAVLGSIMPAEAGARTLSRLVDPAPRQLPAPEAVDRAIELLASAERPLVVLGKGAAYAQADARIREFIESTGIPYVPMSMAKGLLPDDHPQSAATARSMALKKADVVMLVGARLNWLLNHGEGPSWNPDAKFIQVDIEPKEMDSNQPIAAPLVGDIESVLDALAERTKPGQIAAPAAWREELGARSAQNVAKMAERLKADPHPMQFMGALKAVRDVIHARPETYLVNEGANALDIARNVIDMHVPRHRLDSGTWGVMGIGMGYAIAAAVESGAPVVAVEGDSAFGFSGMELETICRYKLPVVTVVMNNGGVYRGDDVNPQGDAPSPTTLMLAARHDLMIEAFGGKGYRATTPAEVTAALTEALASGGPALIDCAIDPSAGTESGHIAHLNPKGITVGNITPAKK, encoded by the coding sequence ATGACCGCCCCCTCGACTTTGGAGACCGCGGCAGCAGCCGACGTTCCGACCGAGCTCACCGACGGGTACCACCTGGTCGTCGACGCGCTCAAGATGAACGACGTCGACACCATCTACGGGGTGGTCGGCATCCCGATCACCGACCTGGCCCGCCTCGCCCAGGCGCAGGGCATCCGCTACATCGGCTTCCGCCACGAGAGCAACGCGGGACACGCGGCGGCGGCCGCCGGCTACCTCACCAAGAAGCCGGGCGTGGCGCTGACGGTGTCCGCGCCGGGCTTCCTCAATGGTCTGGTCGCGCTGGCGAACGCCACCACGAACTGTTTCCCCATGGTGCAGATCTCCGGCTCCAGCGAACGGCACCTCGTCGACCTCAAGCAGGGCGACTACGAGGAGATGGACCAGCTCGCCGCCGCGCAGCCGTTCGTCAAGGCCGCGTACCGGGTGAGCCGGGTGGAGGACATCGGCCGCGGCATCGCCCGCGCGCTGCGCACCGCGATCTCCGGGCGCCCCGGCGGTGTCTACCTCGACATACCCGCCGCGGTGCTCGGCTCCATCATGCCCGCGGAGGCCGGTGCCAGGACGTTGAGCCGGCTCGTCGACCCGGCGCCGCGCCAACTGCCCGCGCCCGAAGCCGTGGACCGGGCGATCGAGCTTCTCGCGAGCGCCGAACGGCCGCTGGTGGTCCTCGGCAAGGGCGCCGCGTACGCCCAGGCGGACGCCAGGATCCGGGAGTTCATCGAGTCCACCGGCATCCCCTACGTACCGATGTCGATGGCGAAGGGCCTGCTGCCCGACGACCACCCGCAGTCAGCCGCCACCGCCCGTTCCATGGCGCTGAAGAAGGCCGACGTCGTGATGCTCGTCGGCGCCCGCCTCAACTGGCTGCTGAACCACGGCGAGGGGCCGTCGTGGAACCCCGACGCGAAGTTCATCCAGGTGGACATCGAGCCCAAGGAGATGGACAGCAACCAGCCCATCGCCGCCCCGCTCGTCGGCGACATCGAGTCGGTCCTCGACGCGCTCGCCGAACGCACCAAGCCCGGCCAGATCGCGGCCCCCGCCGCCTGGCGCGAGGAACTGGGCGCACGCTCGGCGCAGAACGTCGCCAAGATGGCGGAGCGCCTCAAGGCCGACCCGCACCCCATGCAGTTCATGGGCGCCCTGAAGGCCGTACGCGACGTCATCCACGCACGCCCCGAGACATACCTCGTCAACGAGGGCGCCAACGCTCTGGACATCGCGCGCAACGTCATCGACATGCACGTACCGCGCCACCGCCTCGACAGCGGCACCTGGGGCGTCATGGGCATCGGCATGGGGTACGCCATCGCCGCCGCCGTCGAGAGCGGCGCACCGGTCGTGGCCGTGGAGGGCGACAGCGCCTTCGGGTTCAGCGGCATGGAACTGGAGACGATCTGCCGCTACAAGCTGCCCGTCGTCACCGTCGTCATGAACAACGGCGGTGTCTACCGCGGCGACGACGTCAACCCGCAGGGCGACGCACCGTCCCCGACGACCCTGATGCTCGCCGCCCGCCACGACCTGATGATCGAGGCGTTCGGCGGCAAGGGCTACCGCGCGACCACGCCCGCCGAAGTCACCGCCGCCCTCACCGAGGCACTGGCCTCGGGCGGCCCGGCGCTCATCGACTGCGCGATCGACCCCTCGGCTGGTACCGAGAGCGGCCACATCGCGCACCTCAACCCGAAGGGCATCACCGTCGGCAACATCACGCCGGCGAAGAAGTAG